A window of the Arachis duranensis cultivar V14167 chromosome 5, aradu.V14167.gnm2.J7QH, whole genome shotgun sequence genome harbors these coding sequences:
- the LOC107489516 gene encoding integrin-linked protein kinase 1-like, whose protein sequence is MDTTSDGDTSASYREKAKEKERVSRTSLIHWHSHHNDAAAVRKLLEEDPSLVHARDYDNRTPLHVASLHGWADVASCLIEFGADVNAQDRWRNTPLADAEGAKRNSVIELLKLRGGLSYGQNGSHLEHRPVPPPLPNRCDWEVDPTELDFSNSICIGKGSFGEILRAHWRGTPVAVKRILPALSDDRLVIQDFRHEVNLLVKLRHPNVVQFLGAVTDRKPLMLITEYLRGGDLHRYLKVKSSLSTSTAINFAMDIARGMAYLHSEPNVIIHRDLKPRNVLLVNSCADYLKVGDFGLSKLIKVKSSHDVYKMTGETGSYRYMAPEVFKHRRYDKKVDVFSFAMILYEMLEGEPPFTNLEPYEGAKHVAEGHRPIIRAKGYGPELRELIELCWAGDMTQRPSFLDILKRLEKIKEKPSEHHWHLFSS, encoded by the exons ATGGACACCACCTCCGACGGAGACACGTCCGCGTCGTACAGAGAGAAGGCTAAGGAGAAGGAACGGGTGAGCAGGACGTCGCTGATTCACTGGCATTCGCACCATAACGACGCCGCGGCGGTTCGGAAGCTTCTAGAAGAGGATCCCTCCCTCGTGCATGCACGTGACTATGACAACCGAACGCCCCTCCACGTGGCCTCCCTCCACGGCTGGGCCGACGTTGCCAGCTGCCTCATAGAGTTTGGTGCTGACGTCAACGCCCAAGACCGATGGAGAAACACG CCCCTGGCTGATGCGGAAGGAGCAAAGAGGAATTCAGTGATTGAGCTTTTGAAGTTACGTGGAGGATTGTCTTAT GGCCAAAATGGAAGTCATTTAGAACATAGGCCTGTTCCACCCCCATTGCCTAACAGGTGTGATTGGGAAGTTGACCCTACAGAGCTGGACTTCTCGAATTCAATTTGTATTGGAAAG GGATCTTTTGGTGAGATTTTAAGAGCTCATTGGCGTGGAACACCTGTTGCTGTCAAACGCATTCTTCCAGCTCTTTCAGATGATAGATTGGTGAT TCAGGACTTCAGGCATGAGGTTAATTTGCTAGTGAAACTTCGCCACCCTAATGTTGTTCAATTTCTTGGAGCTGTTACTGATAGGAAGCCTCTAATGTTGATTACTGAGTATCTAAGAGGG GGTGATCTTCATAGGTACCTCAAGGTTAAAAGTTCACTTAGTACTTCAACAGCGATCAACTTTGCCATGGATATTGCCAG AGGGATGGCCTATCTTCACAGTGAACCAAATGTTATAATTCATCGAGATCTCAAGCCAAG GAATGTTCTTTTGGTCAATTCTTGTGCCGACTATTTAAAAGTAGGAGATTTTGGACTTAGCAAGCTTATTAAAGTCAAAAGTTCTCATGATGTGTACAAGATGACTGGTGAAACTGGAAGTT accGCTATATGGCTCCTGAAGTTTTCAAACACCGGAGATATGACAAGAAGGTTGATGTGTTCTCCTTTGCTATGATTTTGTATGAG ATGCTTGAAGGTGAACCACCATTTACAAATTTAGAACCTTATGAGGGAGCCAAGCATGTGGCTGAGGGACACAGGCCAATTATTCGAGCGAAAGGTTATGGTCCTGAACTACGAGA GTTAATAGAGCTTTGTTGGGCTGGTGACATGACTCAAAGACCTTCCTTCCTAGATATCCTTAAACGGcttgagaagatcaaagaaaaaCCTTCAGAGCATCACTGGCATTTGTTCTCTTCATAA
- the LOC107489513 gene encoding protein FAR1-RELATED SEQUENCE 5-like produces the protein MSINEVDVKNDSDNDLGDDFDYQPNAEDDAEDDDVDSLDSTSKSEEVCGVKRIADLMVEDIWNLEFRTEDEDDVVRDKQGRIISRQLVCNKEGWRNVRYLDLDDRSREARSLTRTKCPARLRVKLDYGYGLWKISCFVESHNHDLTPPQFAHLVPANRRLSVIDKVQVKNLHNFGVKTCHIMGYIAFQKGGYRHAGFTRKDLYNHVDRYRRSKVKNEDANAAINYLIGKSNNDPLFFGKYTFTSDERLEHIFWADGQSIINYHCFGDIVAFDSTSKKNKYNKPFVIFSGCNHHGQTVIFGSGLLSDETTETYKWLLETFVEAMGGKSPKAVITDGDLAMRDAIKNVLLDATHRLCGWHLQRNACENIKNPNFLRNFKCLIYDNNDHREFDWRWAAILDKHNLVGSTWMEKTYETRAMWSHCFLRDKFFGYIRTTSQCEGINSLIRFYVNRKNTLIDFMHNLDRALKEYRNNELIAGFKSQFSEPVMITLLEVYERSASCYFTRNIFKEIRNEIQRAGALNIKVLSTTLDKVEFSVTALRDPAKDRGWKSIEPFKKGGTRKFTATGMRNRKGKDNTFDEVKESQQDKRHSFTNYECVNDVIDDKCDTPHVQIDLIVVDFWVTSCYHCDYAIQLMN, from the exons ATGTCCATAAACGAGGTTGATGTGAAGAATGATTCTGATAATGATTTGGGTGATGATTTCGATTATCAACCGAATGCAGAAGATGATGCTGAAGACGACGATGTGGATTCGCTGGATTCTACTAGCAAGAGTGAAGAAGTTTGTGGTGTAAAAAGAATAGCAGATTTAATGGTGGAGGATATTTGGAACCTGGAGTTTAGGACAGAGGATGAG GACGACGTGGTTAGGGATAAACAAGGTAGAATCATTAGCAGGCAACTTGTTTGCAACAAAGAGGGGTGGAGGAATGTGAGGTATCTTGATCTGGATGATAGATCAAGGGAGGCAAGGTCACTAACGCGAACCAAGTGTCCAGCTCGGCTTAGGGTAAAGCTTGACTATGGCTACGGTTTATGGAAGATATCATGTTTTGTGGAATCTCACAACCACGATCTGACGCCACCCCAATTTGCGCATCTGGTTCCGGCCAATCGTCGTCTCAGTGTCATTGAtaaagtccaagtgaaaaatcTTCATAATTTTGGTGTCAAGACCTGCCATATTATGGGGTATATTGCGTTCCAGAAGGGTGGATATCGTCATGCTGGCTTCACACGCAAAGATTTGTACAACCACGTTGATCGTTATCGTCGGTCGAAAGTTAAAAACGAGGATGCCAATGCGGCAATAAACTATTTGATTGGTAAGTCAAACAATGATCCGCTGTTCTTTGGAAAGTATACGTTCACTAGTGACGAAAGGCTCGAGCATATTTTTTGGGCAGATGGGCAGTCAATTATCAACTATCACTGCTTTGGGGATATTGTTGCCTTTGATTCAACCTCCAAGAAGAATAAATACAACAAGCCTTTTGTCATTTTCTCCGGATGCAATCATCACGGGCAGACTGTTATATTCGGCTCCGGCCTACTATCCGACGAAACCACAGAGACGTATAAGTGGTTGTTGGAAACTTTTGTTGAAGCGATGGGTGGAAAAAGTCCTAAAGCAGTAATAACTGACGGAGACCTTGCCATGCGAGATGCAATCAAGAATGTTCTTCTTGATGCGACCCATCGGTTATGCGGATGGCATCTGCAGAGAAATGCATGTGAAAATATAAAGAATCCTAATTTCCTGCGCAATTTTAAGTGTCTTATATACGACAACAACGACCACAGAGAGTTTGATTGGAGATGGGCAGCCATTTTGGATAAGCACAACCTTGTTGGGAGTACCTGGATGGAAAAGACGTACGAAACTCGTGCGATGTGGTCCCATTGTTTCCTCCGGGATAAGTTTTTCGGTTACATAAGGACGACATCACAGTGCGAAGGTATAAATTCTCTCATCAGATTTTATGTTAATCGCAAGAACACCCTCATTGATTTCATGCATAACCTGGATAGGGCCTTAAAGGAGTATAGAAACAACGAATTAATAGCTGGCTTTAAGTCTCAGTTCTCAGAGCCAGTGATGATTACCTTGTTGGAGGTATATGAAAGATCTGCATCATGTTATTTCACGCGAAACATTTTCAAGGAAATTCGTAATGAGATTCAGAGGGCAGGGGCTTTGAATATCAAGGTACTAAGCACAACCTTGGACAAGGTCGAGTTCAGTGTGACTGCTCTCAGAGACCCGGCCAAAGATCGAGGGTGGAAGTCGATAGAG CCTTTTAAAAAGGGTGGAACAAGGAAGTTTACGGCGACGGGTATGAGGAACCGGAAGGGTAAAGACAACACTTTTGATGAG GTGAAGGAGTCACAGCAGGACAAGAGACATTCATTCACGAACTATGAATGCGTTAATGATGTCATTGATGATAAATGTGACACACCACATGTGCAGATCGAT TTAATTGTGGTTGACTTTTGGGTAACGAGTTGCTACCATTGTGATTATGCAATTCAGTTGATGAATTAG
- the LOC107489514 gene encoding uncharacterized protein LOC107489514, producing the protein MTSSKDKGKRVQVMDHGTTQNYKLRFLKPIIRPSMFKLSLPITSDELPNRTPYLDLVVPDGRNNPCRCFWTQLQSRKIALTRGWEEFYQMYKINLDSMLYFKHKGNSNFQVRIFYFSGIENSYQLRDPKEPPYVRTGHYEIAKCINIPPSASARVVAAKVKSKWPFFVMDLIAPMMSSRLLLNVPHLSHFTRQRHPVILTHGHIQVEATYTRYSGKRDGSFGVISGGWENFASLCNFKPSGVAVFEVISTEPVMILQATKYPETLTDEVHANNSEDGGQQTLLLHEAFTKSRYTHDGTHVIIVNNVTDIR; encoded by the exons ATGACGTCTTCGAAGGACAAGGGCAAGAGAGTGCAAGTGATGGATCACGGTACCACACAGAACTACAAGTTGAGGTTTCTGAAGCCAATAATAAGGCCATCAATGTTCAAATTG TCATTACCTATAACTTCGGATGAGCTACCAAATCGTACACCCTACCTGGACCTGGTTGTCCCTGACGGAAGGAATAACCCCTGTCGGTGCTTTTGGACGCAACTCCAAAGTAGAAAAATTGCATTGACTCGTGGTTGGGAGGAGTTCTACCAGATGTACAAAATCAATCTGGACTCCATGCTATATTTCAAACACAAAGGAAACTCCAATTTCCAAGTccggattttttattttagtggcATTGAGAATTCATACCAACTCCGTGATCCTAAAGAACCACCATATGTAAGGACTGGTCATTATGAAATTGCGAAGTGTATCAACATCCCTCCTTCAGCCAGTGCCAGAGTTGTTGCCGCAAAGGTCAAAAGCAAGTGGCCTTTTTTTGTTATGGACCTAATTGCTCCCATGATGTCGTCGCGATTGCTG CTAAACGTCCCTCATCTCAGTCACTTCACTCGTCAGAGGCACCCTGTCATCCTTACACACGGCCACATACAGGTCGAGGCTACATATACAAGGTACAGTGGAAAAAGGGATGGTAGCTTCGGCGTTATTTCTGGAGGATGGGAGAACTTTGCTTCATTGTGCAACTTCAAGCCAAGTGGTGTGGCGGTCTTCGAGGTGATATCAACTGAGCCAGTGATGATCCTCCAG GCCACCAAATATCCAGAAACATTAACGGATGAGGTACATGCGAACAATAGTGAAGATGGTGGTCAACAAACTTTGCTGCTGCATGAAGCATTTACGAAGTCTCGATATACCCATGATGGAACACAT GTCATAATAGTCAACAATGTTACGGATATCAGATGA